From the genome of Onthophagus taurus isolate NC chromosome 5, IU_Otau_3.0, whole genome shotgun sequence, one region includes:
- the LOC111426216 gene encoding golgin subfamily A member 6-like protein 22 isoform X2: MAYLCAVVTVCAPLPMEPIVPMSVPIPPVGFQLVRDPTTGGLLLLPTSEPLQQAVVWPSYTQPSSHLLLPQLPPPPLQLLSSASTSELNNFMQTSTTLHQHTQTHSTRLVAVTTDSKRKIPLPLPATTLIKIETDATVDHTKTLQAVSTVATNTATVFTDQTAVQPLLAAHLIYQHPTTNLILSQTPTTTTTVQPTLETTSCRSQATSPVTCLTPPPENTQHQLTHHQNQQQEHEEETTQVQDASNQTDTVEDEIDECVKKVNENNGVMEDKCDDTTRKKEIVAPISLLNQIKENKMNLINESVDLKPSDLRIKGLIKEGEDAKLVGEEENVKNLPLDLQVKVNVECNEDVSSEQTKPLDFRMNFKSNIEENESSQKLSDEISEKPDTTGLDLLSSLVDIENRRNIENNNNIKEVEKKVDDKFGGLNLLCALAEQRILEEVSEQKRRQRAIEKSERKKEKRKSRGNRDPDEPKHKKSKYYINEKGEKIKKIKDKIDKEKDDVKNCNYCNLKDFRSYKSEEKAKKFVASKTQTLFEKGDFPCMNANELNMRKKLADLQRKYREKQQELVKLKSKKHSNHHKECSKKHHKSRKKCSDDKIKINDENKIGDDKIRDRLSPPPPILDKIDHHNEQRIINNDLLKPPTLCAITDEKNYENIQDINENNNKRCFTPDLSDSSPEKASSKKRKVGRPKKLLPSSNLSTTTETLVAKKAKKCYAIGYLLAAKQRLLENSTFSDTPPRFIEESNENKKEKKQKKVEKCKIRPKLKAEPTIKSYREDDDDDDEIEGDDDEDDEIGDDDDKDKENDYFEKVKEEKLSQERCAQKFKDEKFKEEKFKQDKVKQGILKEERFKEEKVKEKFKGDKFKENKFSEDIVRDDKLSQEKLKRDKLSQEKLNQEKLNHENIGENPQESVKNEKKEIDDRCLLKPDDLDKKRVLTAMGGLFYAGELKAIEPPDVYSITLDGERGNRPHIMPREDILRDAILEVHPRNEEELTVGTRVVAYWSQKYRCLYPGSVAEPDSPTSKFISVDFDDGDNGKIPLKDIRLLPPDYPFMEYDPNPLSSLSKRKRRTSTTEDSSRKNSTNSTNTESTIQDHYEIQESHQTDSSTFNNVNNGKDKKKMKKKKREKLRRELENQEIKKKKRKHRCTEENCQHKNRKHKKHKKHKKHHHKEEKSDDKNIEIIKINSDQIDFDSKKSLEKIDPKEINQEKDVNDEDDFNEEFEDEEDDVIGNPEDEVTMEDIEDTLDERQRGFRNRQASCESRSKMSAFLPDSNLWSWLGEGRTYKFRGKKKIHYKSIQRGKEVITLGDAAVFLSTGSPDRPYIGIIEKLWEICGNMKSRVRWYYHPEEATGYDIKFQIPGALLESNHQDENDVQTICRKCDVLQLDQFQKRLNHDNELYAKVYENQDLYYLAGYYDPSLVQLTVAENTPIVKCLALKDAQK, from the exons cTCCTTTACCGATGGAGCCAATCGTACCTATGTCGGTACCGATTCCCCCGGTTGGATTTCAATTAGTTAGGGATCCAACAACCGGCGGGCTTCTTCTATTACCAACGTCAG aaCCGCTTCAACAAGCCGTGGTGTGGCCAAGTTACACTCAGCCCTCATCCCATTTGCTTCTACCTCAATTACCACCTCCACCCTTACAATTATTAAGTTCAGCGAGTACTTCAGAGTTAAATAACTTCATGCAAACGAGTACAACTCTTCATCAACACACACAAACGCACAGCACGAGATTGGTTGCTGTTACAACTGatagtaaaagaaaaataccATTGCCGTTACCGGCAACGACGTTGATAAAGATCGAAACTGATGCGACGGTTGATCACACGAAGACTCTTCAAGCTGTTAGCACTGTTGCAACAAACACAGCAACGGTTTTTACGGATCAAACGGCGGTTCAGCCGCTGCTAGCGGCTCATTTAATATATCAGCATCCAAcgactaatttaattttaagtcaAACACCGACTACGACTACAACTGTGCAACCAACACTAGAAACAACTTCTTGTCGGAGCCAAGCAACTTCTCCGGTTACTTGTTTAACACCGCCGCCGGAAAATACTCAACATCAATTGACGCATCATCAAAATCAACAGCAAGAGCATGAAGAGGAAACGACGCAAGTTCAAGATGCGAGTAATCAAACTGACACGGTTGAAGATGAAATTGATGAATGCGTGAAGaaagttaatgaaaataatggaGTAATGGAGGATAAATGTGATGATACAACAAGGAAGAAAGAAATTGTTGCTCCGATTTCTTTGTTGAATCAAATAAAagagaacaaaatgaatttgatAAATGAGAGTGTTGATTTGAAACCATCTGATTTGAGAATAAAaggtttaataaaagaagGGGAAGATGCAAAGTTGGTTGGTGAAgaggaaaatgtaaaaaatttgcCTTTAGATTTACAGGTTAAAGTAAATGTTGAATGTAACGAGGATGTTTCATCCGAGCAAACGAAACCTTTAGATTTTCGAATGAATTTTAAGAGTAATATCGAAGAAAACGAATCGAGTCAAAAATTAAGCGATGAAATTAGTGAGAAACCCGATACGACGGGTTTAGATTTGTTATCGAGTCTTGTTGATATCGAAAATCGaagaaatatagaaaataataataatataaaagaagTAGAAAAGAAAGTTGATGATAAATTTGGAGGATTAAACCTTTTATGCGCATTAGCCGAACAAAGAATACTGGAAGAAGTGAGCGAACAAAAACGGCGTCAAAGAGCGATCGAAAAATCGGAgaggaagaaagaaaaaaggaaaagcCGCGGTAATCGAGACCCAGATGAACCGAAACacaaaaaatctaaatattacATAAACGAGAAAGgggaaaaaatcaaaaaaatcaaagacaAAATCGATAAGGAGAAAGATgatgttaaaaattgtaattattgtaatttaaaagatttccgAAGTTATAAATCGGAGGAAAAAGCGAAAAAATTCGTCGCTAGTAAAACGCAAACTTTATTTGAGAAAGGCGATTTTCCATGCATGAACGCGAACGAGCTTAATATGCGAAAAAAATTGGCCGATTTACAGCGAAAATATCGCGAGAAACAACAAGAATTGGTTAAGTTGAAATCGAAGAAGCACTCGAATCATCATAAAGAGTGTTCGAAGAAACATCATAAGTCGAGAAAGAAATGTAGCGatgacaaaattaaaattaacgatgaAAATAAGATTGGTGATGATAAAATCAGGGATAGATTATCCCCACCACCTcctattttagataaaatcgATCACCATAACGAACAgcgaataataaataatgatttattaaaaccgCCGACGCTTTGTGCCATAACagacgaaaaaaattatgagaatatccaagatattaatgaaaacaaCAATAAGCGTTGTTTTACACCAGATTTAAGTGATTCTAGTCCGGAAAAGGCTTCgtcaaaaaaaaggaaagttgGGAGgcccaaaaaattattaccatCATCGAACTTATCGACAACGACGGAAACGTTGGTTGCTAAAAAGGCTAAAAAGTGTTATGCGATTGGATACCTTTTAGCGGCCAAGCAAAGATTACTTGAAAACAGTACGTTTTCCGACACCCCGCCGAGATTTATCGAAGAATCCAATGAAAACAAGAAGgagaagaaacaaaaaaaagtggaaaaatgcaaaataagGCCAAAATTAAAAGCTGAACCTACGATTAAGAGTTATCGAGAAGATGACGACGATGATGATGAAATTGAGGGGGATGATGATGAGGATGATGAGATtggggatgatgatgataAAGATAAAGAGAATGATTATTTCGAAAAAGTTAAGGAGGAAAAGTTAAGTCAAGAAAGATGTGCTCAAAAGTTTAAAGATGAGAAATTTAAGGAGGAAAAGTTTAAACAAGATAAAGTTAAGCAAGgaatattaaaagaagaaagatttaaggaagaaaaagttaaagaaaaatttaaggGGGATAAgtttaaggaaaataaatttagtgaAGATATAGTTAGAGATGACAAATTGAgtcaagaaaaattaaaacgagatAAATTGAGTCaagaaaaattgaatcaaGAAAAACTGAATCACGAAAACATTGGTGAAAATCCTCAAGAAAgtgtaaaaaatgaaaagaaagaaatcgaCGATCGTTGTCTATTAAAACCGGACGATTTGGATAAAAAGAGAGTTTTAACGGCGATGGGGGGATTATTCTATGCGGGAGAATTAAAAGCAATCGAACCGCCCGACGTTTACTCCATAACTTTGGACGGGGAGCGAGGAAATCGGCCCCACATCATGCCCAGAGAGGACATTTTAAGAGACGCG ATTTTAGAAGTTCATCCAAGAAACGAAGAAGAATTAACGGTCGGAACAAGAGTAGTGGCTTATTGGAGTCAAAAATATCGTTGTCTCTACCCCGGAAGTGTGGCAGAACCCGATTCGCcaacctcaaaatttatttccgtCGATTTTGACGATGGCGATAACGGAAAAATTCCATTGAAAGATATCCGATTACTCCCTCCGGATTATCCCTTCATGGAATACGACCCAAATCCTTTATCGAGCTTAAGTAAGCGTAAAAGAAGAACATCAACAACGGAAGATTCGAGCAGAAAGAATTCGACCAACTCCACCAACACCGAATCAACGATTCAGGATCATTACGAAATACAGGAGAGTCACCAAACGGATTCGTCGACgtttaataatgttaataatggtaaggataaaaagaaaatgaagaagaagaagagggaAAAGTTAAGGAGGGAGTTGGAAAACCAAgagattaaaaagaagaaacgAAAGCATCGGTGTACTGAGGAAAATTGTCAACATAAAAATAGAAAGCACAAGAAACATAAGAAACACAAGAAGCATCATCATAAAGAAGAGAAAAGCgatgataaaaatattgaaataatcaaaattaatagtgACCAAATCGATTTCGATTCGAAGAAAAGTCTCGAAAAAATTGATCCGAAAGAGattaatcaagaaaaagatgttaatgACGAAGACGATTTTAATGAAGAATTTGAAGACGAAGAAGATGATGTGATTGGAAATCCCGAAGATGAAGTTACCATGGAAGATATCGAGGATACTTTGGATGAAAGGCAGCGGGGATTTCGAAATAGACAAGCATCGTGTGAAAGTCGAAGTAAAATGTCCGCCTTTTTACCCGATAGTAATTTGTGGAGTTGGTTGGGCGAAGGAAGAACGTATAAGTTCCGTGGGAAAAAGAAGATTCATTATAAATCCATTCAACGAGGGAAAGAAGTCATTACG CTTGGAGATGCAGCAGTTTTCTTATCGACCGGAAGTCCAGATCGACCCTATATTGGAATCATCGAGAAACTTTGGGAGATTT